One Clostridium sp. CM027 genomic window carries:
- a CDS encoding type Z 30S ribosomal protein S14, with product MARKALIEKWKKEPKFTTRAYTRCRLCGRPHSVLQKFGICRICFRELAHKGEIPGCRKASW from the coding sequence ATGGCACGTAAGGCTTTAATAGAAAAATGGAAAAAAGAACCTAAATTTACAACTAGAGCTTATACAAGATGTAGACTTTGTGGAAGACCACATTCTGTTTTACAAAAATTTGGTATATGCCGTATCTGTTTTAGAGAGCTTGCACACAAGGGAGAAATTCCTGGTTGCAGAAAAGCAAGTTGGTAA
- the rplR gene encoding 50S ribosomal protein L18, producing the protein MFKKEDRQKSRVKRHLRVRKKISGTAQRPRLAVYRSEKNIYAQVIDDVARITLVSASSVDKAFEQKIGSNKDAAKLVGKMIAERALEKGIEEVVFDRGGYVYHGRVQILAEGAREAGLKF; encoded by the coding sequence GTGTTCAAGAAGGAAGATAGACAAAAGTCAAGAGTTAAGCGTCATCTTAGAGTTCGTAAAAAGATCTCTGGTACAGCACAAAGACCTAGATTAGCTGTATATAGAAGTGAAAAGAACATATATGCTCAAGTAATAGATGATGTTGCAAGAATCACACTAGTTTCTGCTTCAAGCGTAGATAAAGCTTTTGAACAAAAGATAGGAAGCAATAAAGATGCTGCTAAATTAGTAGGAAAAATGATTGCTGAAAGAGCGCTTGAAAAAGGAATAGAAGAAGTAGTATTTGATAGAGGCGGATATGTATACCACGGTAGAGTGCAAATTCTCGCTGAGGGAGCAAGAGAAGCTGGACTTAAATTCTAA
- the rpmD gene encoding 50S ribosomal protein L30 encodes MAKVKITLVKSLIGRKKEHIATVNALGLKKIRNSVEHEETPQIKGMINKIIYLVKVEQV; translated from the coding sequence TTGGCTAAAGTTAAAATAACATTGGTTAAAAGCTTAATAGGTAGAAAGAAAGAACACATAGCTACAGTTAATGCTTTAGGATTAAAAAAAATAAGAAATAGTGTTGAGCACGAGGAAACTCCTCAGATCAAAGGTATGATAAACAAAATTATATATCTAGTAAAAGTAGAGCAAGTATAA
- the rpsH gene encoding 30S ribosomal protein S8 gives MVMTDPIADLLTRIRNANVVRHEIVEIPSSTIKKEIANILLQEGYLKNIEEYNDGVVPMMRLAMKYGQNKERVITGLKRISKPGLRVYSKNEDIPKVLNGLGVAIISTSKGLVADRDARKLGLGGEVICYIW, from the coding sequence ATGGTTATGACTGACCCAATCGCAGATTTGCTAACACGTATAAGAAATGCAAATGTTGTTAGACATGAAATAGTAGAAATACCTTCTTCAACTATAAAGAAGGAAATTGCAAATATATTGCTTCAAGAAGGATATCTTAAAAACATTGAAGAGTATAATGATGGCGTTGTTCCAATGATGAGACTTGCAATGAAGTATGGTCAAAACAAGGAAAGAGTTATCACTGGACTTAAGAGAATATCTAAGCCGGGTTTAAGAGTATATTCTAAAAATGAGGATATTCCAAAGGTACTAAACGGATTAGGAGTTGCTATAATATCAACTTCAAAAGGTCTAGTAGCAGATAGAGATGCTAGAAAATTAGGTTTAGGCGGAGAAGTTATTTGTTACATTTGGTAA
- the map gene encoding type I methionyl aminopeptidase, which yields MINIKSDMEIQYMRSAGKVVSEALVIIEQVIKPGITTAELDKLAEEFIVKQGAKPSFKGYCGFPASICTSVNDEVVHGIPSNRILLEGDIISIDCGAILNGYHGDAARTFPVGKVSNEATMLIEVTKNSFFKGVEKAIIGNRLSDISAQIQCYAEGHRYSVVRDFVGHGIGKSMHEEPEIPNYGVPNRGPKLVHGMVLAIEPMINIGKHYVKVKSNKWTVVTRDGSLSAHYENTVAILKNGPEILTLN from the coding sequence ATGATAAACATAAAAAGTGATATGGAAATTCAATACATGAGAAGTGCGGGTAAAGTGGTTTCAGAAGCTCTTGTAATAATTGAACAGGTAATAAAACCTGGAATAACCACTGCAGAACTGGATAAATTAGCTGAAGAGTTCATAGTAAAACAAGGTGCTAAACCATCTTTTAAGGGTTATTGTGGATTTCCAGCTTCCATATGTACATCTGTTAATGATGAAGTGGTTCATGGGATTCCATCTAACCGTATTTTACTTGAAGGAGACATAATTAGCATAGATTGTGGTGCCATATTAAATGGCTATCATGGAGATGCTGCTAGAACTTTTCCAGTAGGAAAAGTATCCAATGAAGCTACAATGCTCATTGAGGTCACTAAAAACAGTTTCTTTAAGGGTGTTGAAAAAGCTATAATCGGTAATAGATTATCAGATATATCTGCGCAAATTCAGTGTTATGCTGAAGGCCATAGATATTCTGTGGTTAGGGATTTTGTAGGTCATGGAATTGGTAAGTCAATGCATGAGGAACCAGAAATTCCTAATTATGGTGTTCCAAATAGAGGACCTAAGTTAGTTCATGGTATGGTACTTGCAATTGAACCTATGATAAATATAGGAAAGCATTATGTCAAAGTAAAGTCTAATAAGTGGACGGTAGTAACGCGAGATGGCAGTTTATCTGCACATTATGAAAATACTGTTGCTATTTTAAAAAATGGTCCTGAAATATTAACTTTGAACTAA
- a CDS encoding energy-coupling factor transporter ATPase produces MGEKMVICNKLVYKYPRSEDEQPKVAIDGLDLEVNKGEFLVVLGHNGSGKSTFAKHVNALLIPTEGEIYVDGLQTSVESNLWKIRNVAGMVFQNPDNQIVATIVEEDVAFGPENLGLDPKEIRQRVDESLKNVKMYEYTKHAPHLLSGGQKQRVAIAGILAMRPKCIVFDEPTAMLDPFGRKEVIRTIKEINKKHGITIILITHNMEESVEADRIVVMDNGKIVMNGKPKEIFRNVPVMKKIGLDVPMVTELAYELKQSGINIETDILTINEMVNALCQLK; encoded by the coding sequence ATGGGTGAAAAAATGGTTATATGTAATAAACTTGTTTATAAGTACCCTCGAAGTGAAGATGAACAACCTAAAGTAGCCATAGATGGATTAGATTTAGAGGTTAACAAGGGTGAATTTTTAGTAGTATTAGGTCATAACGGCTCAGGAAAATCTACCTTTGCTAAACATGTAAATGCACTTTTAATACCAACTGAAGGGGAAATCTATGTAGATGGATTGCAAACCTCTGTAGAATCTAATCTATGGAAAATTAGGAATGTAGCTGGCATGGTATTTCAAAATCCAGATAATCAAATTGTTGCAACGATTGTAGAAGAAGATGTAGCATTTGGTCCAGAGAACTTAGGCCTAGATCCTAAAGAAATTAGACAAAGAGTGGATGAATCATTAAAAAATGTAAAAATGTACGAATATACAAAACATGCTCCACATTTACTTTCAGGTGGTCAAAAACAAAGGGTAGCTATCGCTGGTATTCTTGCTATGAGGCCGAAGTGTATTGTTTTTGATGAACCAACAGCTATGCTTGATCCATTTGGGAGAAAAGAAGTTATTAGAACTATTAAAGAAATAAACAAAAAACATGGCATAACAATAATTTTAATAACCCACAACATGGAAGAATCAGTAGAAGCTGATAGAATTGTAGTTATGGATAATGGCAAAATCGTAATGAATGGAAAACCTAAAGAAATATTTAGAAATGTACCTGTTATGAAAAAAATAGGTTTAGATGTTCCAATGGTGACAGAACTCGCGTATGAACTTAAGCAAAGTGGTATTAATATAGAAACAGATATATTAACTATAAATGAGATGGTGAATGCATTATGTCAATTAAAATAG
- the rplE gene encoding 50S ribosomal protein L5 produces MSSRLQEKYDNEVVQALMEKFGYKNIMEVPKLEKIVLNMGVGEAKDNSKVLDAALSDMQIIAGQKPIITRAKKSIANFKLRENTPIGCKVTLRKTQMFEFADKLMNVALPRVRDFRGASSKAFDGRGNYAIGIKEQLIFPEIDYDKIDKIRGMDIIFVTTAKTDEEARELLRFLGMPFAQ; encoded by the coding sequence ATGAGTTCAAGACTACAAGAAAAATATGATAATGAAGTAGTTCAAGCGCTAATGGAAAAATTCGGTTATAAAAATATAATGGAAGTACCAAAGCTTGAAAAAATTGTTTTAAATATGGGAGTTGGAGAAGCTAAAGACAATTCTAAAGTTTTAGATGCAGCTCTTAGCGATATGCAGATTATAGCGGGTCAAAAACCAATTATAACAAGAGCGAAGAAGTCAATAGCTAACTTCAAGTTAAGAGAAAATACTCCAATAGGTTGTAAAGTTACATTAAGAAAAACTCAAATGTTCGAATTTGCAGATAAATTAATGAACGTTGCATTACCTAGAGTTAGAGATTTTAGAGGAGCTTCTTCTAAAGCATTTGACGGAAGAGGGAATTACGCTATAGGGATTAAAGAACAACTTATATTTCCTGAAATAGATTATGATAAAATTGATAAAATTAGAGGAATGGATATAATATTTGTTACTACAGCAAAGACAGACGAGGAAGCAAGAGAGTTATTAAGATTCCTTGGAATGCCATTTGCTCAATAA
- the rplQ gene encoding 50S ribosomal protein L17, with the protein MAQYRKLGRATDQRIAMFRSLATNLLKYGKIETTVTRAKETRKFAERMITLGKRGDLHARRQALAFITEESVVKDLFENIAPKYAERNGGYTRIMKMGPRRGDAAEMSIIELV; encoded by the coding sequence ATGGCACAATATCGTAAATTAGGACGCGCCACTGATCAAAGAATTGCAATGTTTAGAAGTCTTGCAACTAATTTGTTGAAATATGGAAAAATTGAAACTACAGTAACTAGAGCAAAAGAAACTAGAAAATTTGCTGAAAGAATGATAACTCTTGGAAAAAGAGGAGATCTTCATGCTAGAAGGCAAGCACTTGCATTTATTACTGAAGAAAGCGTTGTTAAAGATTTATTTGAGAATATTGCACCCAAGTATGCTGAGAGAAACGGCGGATATACTAGGATAATGAAAATGGGTCCAAGAAGAGGCGACGCAGCAGAAATGAGCATAATAGAATTAGTATAG
- a CDS encoding RNA-binding protein, translating to MEKNSLIGKVVHSKAGRDMHRNFIVVGILNNEYVYISDGELRKIEKPKKKKVKHLKFTHTVAEEIRDIILSNKEVTNSKIKIFLQSADIGKEV from the coding sequence TTGGAGAAAAATAGCCTTATAGGTAAGGTAGTACATTCTAAAGCGGGAAGGGATATGCATAGAAATTTTATTGTGGTAGGAATACTAAATAACGAATATGTGTATATTTCTGATGGAGAGTTAAGAAAGATTGAGAAGCCTAAGAAAAAGAAGGTTAAACATCTAAAATTTACTCACACAGTAGCTGAGGAAATTAGAGATATAATTTTATCTAATAAAGAGGTTACTAATTCTAAAATTAAAATATTTTTGCAGTCTGCAGATATTGGTAAGGAGGTTTAA
- the rpsD gene encoding 30S ribosomal protein S4, with protein sequence MARYTGATCRLCRREGMKLNLKGDRCFTDKCAFARRGYAPGQHGQSKKKMSNYGLQLREKQKAKRIYGVLESQFRRYYEKADKLRGITGENLLRLLEVRLDNVVYRLGYGNSRQEARQLVTHGHFLVNGKKVDIPSYSLTANEVVSACEKSRATEKFKVFIENPKALPNWLEANLEKFEGKVLAQPTREDIDVPVNETLIVELYSK encoded by the coding sequence ATGGCAAGATATACTGGAGCTACTTGTAGACTTTGTAGAAGAGAAGGCATGAAGCTAAACCTTAAGGGTGATAGATGCTTTACAGATAAATGTGCATTTGCCAGAAGAGGCTATGCACCAGGACAACATGGACAGAGTAAGAAAAAAATGTCTAATTATGGATTACAATTGAGAGAAAAACAAAAGGCTAAGAGAATATACGGAGTGCTTGAAAGTCAATTTAGAAGATACTATGAAAAAGCTGACAAGTTAAGAGGAATAACAGGTGAAAACTTATTAAGACTTTTAGAAGTTAGACTTGATAATGTAGTTTATAGATTGGGTTACGGAAATTCAAGACAAGAAGCTAGGCAACTAGTAACTCACGGACATTTCTTAGTTAATGGTAAAAAGGTAGATATTCCTTCTTACAGTTTAACAGCAAATGAAGTAGTATCTGCATGTGAAAAGAGCAGAGCTACTGAGAAGTTTAAGGTTTTCATTGAAAATCCTAAAGCTTTACCAAATTGGTTAGAAGCTAACTTAGAGAAATTTGAAGGAAAAGTTTTAGCACAACCAACTAGGGAAGATATAGATGTTCCTGTTAATGAAACGTTAATCGTCGAGTTATACAGCAAATAG
- the secY gene encoding preprotein translocase subunit SecY, whose translation MLSTLRNAWKVPDLKKRMIFTLLMVAIMRMGIYIPVPGVDASKLVDLTSNGGTLISFYDMMSGGALSKFSIFAMGAGPYINASIIMQLLVIAVPYLEQLSKEGLEGRKRIQDLTRYVSIVLGALQALGMYAVIAGTGAFSDTSSLAIFLVILTMTTASTFLVWIGEQITGKGIGNGISLIIFINIVSGLPSTVYKIAELQKAGTVNFVEVMMFIVVAIALLVAVVIASLGERRIPVQYAGKAVGNKVFKGQSTHIPIGVTASGVIGIIFAMSVMTFPETIAQIKPTSSIAKFIVGSPWSIFERNSWKYSLVYFVLIVFFTWFYTQVTFKPDEMAENMHKSSGFIPGIRPGENTATYIDKVLTKISILGGTFAAVIAIFPIFIEGYTHFKGIYFGGTMLLIMVNVALETLRQLESQLVMRHYQGFLK comes from the coding sequence ATGTTATCAACCCTACGTAATGCCTGGAAAGTTCCTGATTTAAAAAAGCGTATGATATTCACGCTACTTATGGTTGCAATTATGCGGATGGGTATTTATATTCCTGTTCCTGGTGTAGATGCTAGCAAACTTGTAGACTTAACTAGTAATGGTGGAACTTTAATTAGTTTTTATGATATGATGTCAGGTGGTGCATTAAGTAAATTTAGCATTTTTGCTATGGGTGCTGGTCCATACATAAACGCATCAATTATAATGCAGTTACTCGTAATAGCAGTCCCGTATTTAGAGCAACTTTCTAAAGAAGGGCTTGAAGGACGTAAGAGAATACAAGATCTTACTAGATATGTTTCAATAGTGCTGGGTGCTTTACAGGCCCTCGGTATGTATGCAGTTATTGCAGGTACTGGAGCATTCTCAGATACATCTAGTTTAGCCATATTTTTAGTGATACTAACGATGACTACTGCATCAACATTTTTGGTGTGGATAGGTGAACAAATCACAGGTAAAGGTATAGGTAATGGTATTTCATTAATAATTTTTATTAATATTGTATCTGGATTACCTTCAACGGTGTATAAAATTGCTGAACTTCAGAAGGCAGGCACTGTAAATTTTGTAGAGGTTATGATGTTTATTGTAGTTGCTATAGCATTATTAGTTGCAGTAGTAATAGCAAGTTTAGGTGAAAGAAGAATTCCAGTTCAATATGCTGGAAAAGCTGTTGGAAACAAGGTTTTTAAAGGACAATCAACTCATATTCCAATTGGTGTAACTGCATCTGGAGTTATCGGTATAATTTTTGCAATGTCAGTAATGACATTCCCAGAAACAATAGCACAGATTAAACCGACATCTTCAATTGCAAAGTTCATTGTAGGAAGTCCTTGGAGCATATTTGAAAGAAACAGTTGGAAGTATTCATTGGTGTATTTTGTATTAATAGTATTCTTTACATGGTTTTATACTCAGGTAACATTTAAACCAGATGAAATGGCTGAAAATATGCATAAATCATCAGGTTTCATACCAGGAATTAGACCGGGTGAGAATACAGCAACTTATATCGATAAGGTATTGACTAAGATTTCGATACTGGGAGGAACTTTTGCCGCTGTTATAGCAATATTCCCTATTTTTATAGAGGGATATACTCACTTTAAGGGAATATATTTTGGAGGTACAATGTTATTAATTATGGTGAATGTTGCTCTTGAGACTTTAAGACAACTTGAATCACAATTAGTAATGCGGCATTACCAAGGATTCCTTAAATAA
- the rpsM gene encoding 30S ribosomal protein S13, whose translation MARIAGIDLPREKRIEIGLTYIFGIGLTKSQGILKTTGVNPDTRVKDLTEEEVNELRTYITKNFIIEGDLRRRVALDIKRLMEVGCYRGIRHRKGLPVRGQKTKTNARTRKGPKKTMAGKKK comes from the coding sequence ATGGCAAGAATAGCAGGTATTGACCTACCAAGGGAAAAAAGAATTGAAATAGGTTTAACATATATATTTGGTATTGGTTTAACTAAATCACAGGGAATCCTTAAAACAACAGGAGTAAATCCTGACACAAGAGTTAAGGACTTAACTGAAGAAGAAGTTAATGAATTAAGAACATACATCACTAAGAACTTTATTATTGAAGGTGACTTAAGAAGAAGAGTTGCACTAGATATAAAAAGGTTAATGGAAGTTGGATGTTATAGAGGAATAAGACATAGAAAAGGTCTTCCAGTAAGAGGACAAAAAACTAAAACTAATGCTAGAACAAGAAAAGGCCCTAAGAAAACAATGGCGGGTAAGAAGAAATAG
- the rpmJ gene encoding 50S ribosomal protein L36, producing MKVRPSVKPMCEKCKVIKRKGRVMVICENPKHKQKQG from the coding sequence ATGAAAGTAAGGCCATCAGTTAAACCTATGTGTGAAAAATGTAAGGTTATAAAGAGAAAAGGAAGAGTAATGGTTATCTGTGAAAATCCTAAACATAAACAAAAGCAAGGTTAA
- the rpsE gene encoding 30S ribosomal protein S5 has protein sequence MKIDPSTLDLKEKVVNINRVAKVVKGGRNFRFSALVVVGDENGHVGVGMGKSVEIPEAIRKGIEDAKKNLINVAMVGTTIPHTIDGKFGTSVIHIMPGAEGTGILAGGPVRAVLELSGLKDVRAKSLGSSNARNVVNATIEGLAGLRTVEDVAKLRGKTVEEILR, from the coding sequence ATGAAAATAGATCCTAGCACATTAGATCTTAAAGAAAAAGTAGTTAATATAAACAGAGTTGCTAAGGTTGTTAAAGGTGGAAGAAACTTCAGATTCAGCGCACTAGTTGTTGTTGGAGACGAAAACGGACACGTTGGCGTTGGAATGGGTAAATCTGTAGAAATTCCTGAAGCAATTAGAAAAGGAATAGAAGATGCTAAAAAGAACTTAATAAATGTAGCTATGGTTGGAACAACTATTCCACATACTATTGATGGAAAGTTTGGTACTTCGGTTATACACATAATGCCAGGTGCTGAAGGTACAGGAATTTTAGCTGGTGGTCCAGTTAGAGCAGTTCTAGAATTATCAGGATTAAAGGATGTTAGAGCTAAATCTTTAGGCTCTAGTAATGCAAGAAATGTGGTTAATGCTACTATCGAAGGTTTAGCAGGTTTAAGAACAGTAGAAGACGTTGCTAAATTAAGAGGCAAGACCGTAGAAGAAATTTTAAGATAG
- a CDS encoding DNA-directed RNA polymerase subunit alpha, with product MLEIEKPKIECVETAEDGSYGRFVIEPLERGYGITLGNALRRILLSSLPGVATSAVKIDTVLHEFSTVKGVKEDVTELILNIKSLALKMEGEGPKTIYIDAKGPGVVTGADINTDGDIEVVNTDLHIATLDDDAKLYMELTVNKGRGYVSMSKNKTDELPIATIPVDSIYTPVKRVNFAVENTRVGQITDYDKLTIEIWTNGTIRPDEAIGLSAKILIEHFKLFMTLTDHADNVEIMVEKEEDKKEKVLEMTIEELDLSVRSYNCLKRAGINTVQELTERSMDDMMKVRNLGKKSLEEVEQKLQALSLNLKLTEE from the coding sequence ATGTTAGAGATAGAAAAGCCAAAAATAGAATGTGTAGAAACAGCTGAAGATGGTTCTTATGGTAGATTCGTAATTGAACCATTGGAAAGAGGCTATGGTATAACTTTAGGGAATGCATTAAGAAGAATTCTTCTTTCTTCATTACCTGGAGTTGCTACAAGTGCAGTTAAGATTGATACAGTACTTCACGAATTCTCCACTGTTAAAGGTGTTAAAGAAGATGTTACAGAATTAATTCTAAACATCAAAAGCTTAGCACTTAAAATGGAGGGAGAAGGTCCTAAAACAATTTATATTGATGCTAAAGGACCTGGAGTAGTTACTGGAGCAGATATTAATACTGATGGAGATATAGAAGTCGTTAATACCGATTTACATATAGCAACATTAGATGATGATGCTAAATTATACATGGAACTAACTGTTAACAAAGGTAGAGGATATGTGTCTATGAGTAAAAACAAGACAGATGAATTGCCAATAGCTACAATACCAGTAGATTCAATTTACACTCCAGTTAAGAGAGTAAATTTTGCTGTTGAAAACACTAGAGTAGGCCAGATTACTGATTATGATAAATTAACTATTGAAATTTGGACTAATGGAACAATTAGACCAGATGAAGCTATTGGTTTATCAGCTAAAATCCTTATCGAACACTTTAAGTTATTTATGACATTAACAGATCATGCTGATAATGTTGAAATAATGGTTGAAAAAGAAGAAGATAAGAAAGAAAAAGTTCTTGAGATGACTATTGAAGAACTTGACCTTTCCGTTAGAAGCTATAATTGCTTAAAAAGAGCTGGAATTAATACAGTTCAAGAACTAACAGAAAGATCAATGGATGATATGATGAAAGTTAGAAATTTAGGTAAGAAATCACTTGAAGAAGTTGAACAGAAACTTCAAGCTTTGAGTTTGAACTTAAAACTAACTGAAGAGTAA
- the rpsK gene encoding 30S ribosomal protein S11, with product MAQKVKRSRRKKERKNVEHGCAHIKSTFNNSIVTLTDAAGNALSWASAGGLGFRGSRKSTPFAAQMAAEAATKAAMEHGLKSVDVFVKGPGAGREAAIRSLQAAGLEITLIKDVTPIPHNGCRPPKRRRV from the coding sequence ATGGCTCAAAAAGTTAAAAGAAGTAGAAGAAAAAAAGAAAGAAAAAATGTTGAGCACGGTTGTGCACACATAAAGTCTACTTTCAATAATTCCATCGTTACACTTACAGATGCAGCTGGTAATGCTTTATCTTGGGCAAGTGCAGGTGGATTAGGTTTTAGAGGATCAAGAAAGAGTACTCCATTTGCAGCTCAAATGGCAGCAGAAGCTGCTACAAAAGCAGCTATGGAGCACGGATTAAAGAGTGTTGACGTATTCGTTAAAGGACCAGGAGCAGGTAGAGAAGCGGCAATTAGATCACTTCAAGCGGCTGGATTAGAAATTACATTAATCAAAGACGTTACTCCAATTCCACATAATGGATGTAGACCACCGAAAAGAAGAAGAGTATAG
- the rplO gene encoding 50S ribosomal protein L15, translating to MKLQDLRPAEGSKKSPKRIGRGTGSGWGKTAGRGQDGQNSRSGGGTRPGFEGGQMPLYRRLPKRGFTNIFAKKYSCINVDRLNMFEDGTEVTTELLLERRVIRKAYDGVKILGNGDLEKKLTVKVSRFSKGAAEKIETAGGKVEVI from the coding sequence ATGAAACTTCAAGATTTAAGACCTGCGGAAGGTTCCAAAAAATCTCCTAAGAGAATCGGTAGAGGTACTGGTTCAGGATGGGGAAAAACTGCAGGAAGAGGTCAAGATGGACAAAACTCTAGATCAGGTGGAGGAACAAGACCAGGATTTGAAGGAGGTCAGATGCCTTTATACAGAAGATTACCTAAAAGAGGGTTCACAAATATTTTTGCGAAAAAATATTCTTGTATAAATGTAGATAGACTGAATATGTTCGAAGATGGTACAGAAGTTACAACAGAATTGCTATTAGAGAGAAGAGTCATAAGAAAAGCATATGACGGAGTTAAGATACTTGGAAATGGTGATTTAGAAAAGAAATTAACTGTAAAAGTATCAAGATTTTCTAAAGGAGCAGCTGAGAAAATTGAAACAGCTGGAGGAAAAGTTGAGGTGATATAA
- a CDS encoding adenylate kinase — translation MRIILLGPPGAGKGTQAKSISNKFSIPHISTGDIFRKNISEKTPLGIEAKKHIDKGHLVPDELTIDIIKDRLNNEDCSNGFLLDGYPRTVNQGEALKTLLDGKGNTLDTALLIKVPREFILGRMTGRRVCLTCGASYHITFNPPKVDGKCNLCGSDIVQRADDTEETVNERIDIYEAQTQPLIKYYDDKNLLSVVDGTLEINSVFESICGILEEIKK, via the coding sequence ATGAGAATAATCTTGTTAGGTCCTCCGGGAGCCGGAAAAGGAACGCAAGCAAAATCCATAAGTAATAAATTTTCCATACCACATATATCAACAGGGGACATATTCAGGAAGAATATTTCAGAAAAAACCCCTCTTGGAATTGAAGCTAAGAAACATATTGATAAGGGGCACTTAGTCCCAGATGAATTGACTATAGATATAATCAAGGATAGGTTAAATAATGAAGATTGTAGTAATGGATTTTTACTAGATGGCTATCCTAGAACTGTTAATCAAGGTGAAGCCTTAAAAACTTTATTAGACGGAAAGGGTAACACCCTTGATACAGCGTTATTAATAAAGGTGCCTAGAGAATTTATTCTAGGTAGAATGACTGGTAGAAGGGTTTGTCTTACATGCGGTGCTAGCTATCATATTACATTCAATCCGCCGAAAGTGGACGGAAAATGTAATTTGTGTGGAAGTGATATTGTACAAAGAGCTGATGACACTGAAGAAACCGTTAATGAACGGATAGACATATATGAGGCTCAAACACAACCATTGATAAAGTACTATGATGATAAAAACTTACTATCAGTAGTTGATGGGACGCTAGAAATTAACAGCGTGTTTGAAAGTATCTGTGGTATCTTAGAAGAAATAAAAAAATGA
- the rplF gene encoding 50S ribosomal protein L6 — MSRIGRLPVAIPNGVTVAVSPMNVVNVKGPKGELTQSMSTKMNIAMEDNTVVVTRPSDVKEHRALHGLTRSLINNMVIGVTEGYQKTLELVGVGYRAQLKGTKITLSLGYSHPVEIDAVAGIQFELPDANKIIVKGTDKQLVGAVAATIRAWRKPEPYKGKGIRYAGEVVRRKEGKTGK, encoded by the coding sequence ATGTCGAGAATCGGAAGACTTCCAGTAGCTATACCTAATGGAGTGACTGTTGCAGTTTCACCAATGAATGTTGTAAATGTAAAAGGACCAAAAGGTGAGTTAACTCAAAGCATGAGTACTAAAATGAATATAGCTATGGAAGATAATACTGTAGTAGTTACAAGACCAAGCGATGTAAAAGAACATAGAGCTCTTCATGGATTAACAAGATCATTGATAAACAATATGGTTATTGGAGTAACAGAGGGATACCAAAAAACGCTTGAGTTAGTTGGTGTTGGTTATAGAGCTCAGTTAAAAGGCACTAAAATAACATTAAGTCTTGGATATTCACATCCAGTTGAAATAGATGCAGTTGCAGGAATCCAATTTGAATTACCTGATGCTAACAAAATTATAGTAAAAGGTACTGATAAACAATTAGTTGGAGCTGTTGCAGCAACAATAAGAGCTTGGAGAAAACCAGAACCTTACAAAGGAAAAGGAATTAGATATGCTGGCGAAGTTGTCAGACGTAAGGAAGGTAAAACAGGTAAATAA
- the infA gene encoding translation initiation factor IF-1 — MSKDDIIEMQGVVLETLPNAIFQVELESGHKILAHISGKLRMNFIRILPGDKVTVELSPYDLTRGRITWRDK; from the coding sequence ATGTCAAAAGATGATATAATTGAAATGCAAGGTGTGGTATTAGAAACTTTGCCCAATGCAATATTTCAAGTTGAGCTTGAGAGTGGGCATAAAATATTAGCTCATATTTCAGGAAAGTTAAGAATGAATTTCATAAGAATATTACCAGGAGACAAGGTTACAGTAGAACTTTCCCCATATGATTTGACTCGTGGGAGAATAACTTGGAGAGACAAGTAA